ACTCTGCTGACGAATTCCCTTATAGTTTTACATACGACAATAAAGCTGTAGTTTTCGGTGGTGTTAGACAAGATGAAGTAATCCATCGTCAATTTCCCACTGGTTCTCAACCTGAACTTTATAGCGTGGCAACCGAGGGAAGTAGGATAAATCAAATATTCACTATTCCTGCAGAATATGTTCAATCCTCAAAAGATGGCTCAAAAATGATTTATCATGATAAAAAGGGTGGTGAAAATGAATGGCGTAAACACCATAAATCTTCTGTAGCCAGAGCAGTTTGGCTGTATGATAAAAAGACAAATAAACATCAACAAATTAGTAGTTTTTATGGAGAGAATCGTAATCCAGTATTTGCTGACCAAGAAAAAAGCATTTATTATTTAAGTGAACAAAGTGGAAACTTTAATATCCATAAAATGCCTTTGTCAGCTAATGCTAAAAATGAGCAAATAACCAATTTTAAAACTTTTCCTGTTAGGTTTTTAAGTTCTTCTATCGATGGCTTGTTAAGTTTCGGTTATGATGGTGAGATTTACACATTAAGGCCAGGGCAACAGCCTAAAAAAGTAGAAGTAGCAATAACCACTCAAGACAAAAATAACAATGAAAGCTTTATTGCCATAAATGGGGGAGTTAGAGAGATGGCGGTTTCTCCAGATGGAAAAGAAGTTGCCTTTATAGCCAGAGGCGAAGTTTTTGTAACATCAGCCGATGGCAAGATGACAAAAAGAGTAACTAATACTTCAGAGCAAGAGCGGTTTGTTGATTTTGCTCCAGATGGTAAATCAATTATTTATTCTAGCGAGAGAAATGGCAAATGGCGCATTTATGAAGTAAAAAAAGCTCGTAAAGAAGAACCTTATTTTTTTGCATCAACGGTGTTGGAAGAAAAACCTTTAGTAAGCAACGATAAGGATAATTACATGCCAAGCATATCGCCCGATGGCAAAAGAATAGCTTACATAGAAGATAGAAGAGCTTTAAGGGTGATGGAAATGGGCACCAAACAAGCAGTTACTTTATTGTCTCCAGACGAGTTATTTTATATGCAAGATGGCGACCAGTATTTCACCTGGAGCCCAGATAGTCAATGGCTTTTGGCAACTTATCGTCCAACCATGTCAAATGGCGAAGTGGTATTATTAGACGCAAAAGGCAAATTGCCAATGAGAAATTTAACCAAAAGTGGTTTTGGAGATGGCAATGCAAAATGGGTAAATGGAGGCAAACAAATGTTGTGGTTTAGCAATAGAGATGGAATGAAATCTCAAGCAAATTCTGGTTCTTCACAACGTGATGTTTATGGAATGTTTTTCACAAAAGATGCTTGGGATCGTTTTAATCTAGATAAAGAAGACTTTGCATTGCTAAAAGAAATGGAAGCAACACAAAAGAAAGCTAAGGACGAAGCTGATAAAAAAGCCGAAAAGGAAAAGGGAACTAAACCTGTTAAACCAGATTCTACCATTAAGTTTGATTGGGATGGAATTGAAATGAGAAAGGCTAGGTTAACCATTCATTCTTCTTCACTAAGTGATGCGGTAATTACAAAAGATGGCGAAAAGCTTTTCTATTTAGCAAGTTTCGAAAAAGGCACTAATCTTTGGAGCACTAACCTTCGTACTAAGGAAACTAAAATGGAAATTGCTTTAGATGGGATGGGAGGAAGTTTAATGTGGGATAAAGCGCAAAAGAATTTGTACCTGTTAAGCGGAGGAAGAGTTTCTAAAATCAATACCGAAAATAATAAGAGAGAGCCAATTACCATTGAGGGAGAAGTGCAAGTTAATGCAGAAGCAGAACGTGAGTATATGTTTGAACACGTTTGGCTAAGAAACAAAGGGATGTTTTATACAGCTAACATGCATGGCGCAGATTGGGAAGCTTTAAGACCAGCTTATAAAAAATATCTTCCTTCTATTGGTAATAGCTACGAATTTGCAGAAATGTTATCTGAGCTATTGGGAGAACTTAACGTATCTCACTCTGGTGCAAGGTACGGTGGTAGTAGTGCACCAGGCGATGATGCTACAGCTTCTCTTGGAGTTTTATTAAACTATTCTCACAAAGGTGATGGAATATTGATTGATGAGATTTTAGCTGGTGGGCCATTAGATAGAGCAGCAAATACAGTTGCTAAAAAAGGAATGATCATCGAAAAAATAGATGGTCAATTAATTGAAGCTAATCAAGATATTGCTAAGTATTTAAACAGAAAAGCTGGTCAGCTTACTTTATTAGAGATATTAAATCCTAAAAACGGAGAAAGACAGCAATTAACAATGAAGCCAATTACTATAGGTGCAGAAAATCAATTGCTTTATAGAAGATGGGTTAAAACTAATCAGGCCGAGGTAGATAGTTTAAGTAAAGGGCTGTTAGGTTATGTGCATATTCCAGGAATGAGCGATGGTCCTTATAGAAATGTATATGAAGAGATGATGGGTAAATATGCGGACAGAAAAGCGGTTATTGTAGATACTCGATTTAATGGTGGTGGCGATTTGGTGTCGGATTTAGCGATGTTCTTTACTGGTCAGAAGTTTTTAGATTATGCAACAGATAAACGTTCGGTAGGTGGGGAGCCAACATTTAGGTGGACTAAACCAACCCTGGCGATGTTTAACGAGGCAAACTATAGCGACGGACATTGTTTCTCTTGCGGTTATAAAGATTTAAAAATCGGGAAAACAGTTGGTATGCCTGTTCCTGGTACTTGTAGTTTTGCAGGTTGGGAAACATTAATTGATGGTACAAGATGGGGTTCTATTCCTGTTAGTGCTAAAAATAAGGCAGGAGAATGGTTAGAGAACAATGAAACCAAACCAGACATACAAGTTAAAAATATTCCTGGAATGATTGATCAGGGCAAGGATGAGCAGTTATTGACAGCTATCAAAGAGTTGTTAACAGAGGTAAAACCTAAATAATTCAAAAACTTTTTGCATTTAAACAAAAACTATTACATATTTGCCAACAGAATGATACAGATAAACGCAAATAAAAATTGGTGGTGGCATAACGCAACAGCGTGATGTAATCCTATTTATACGTTTATTTTTTTATAAAAATATTTTGAAGGGTTGCTTGTAAAAAGGCAACCTTTTTTGTTTTAAAACCATGAACCGATCCCAATTTATTGGGAGAGTTCTCATGAACCATTAACAACAATAAGTTAATTGATGAAAAAAATATTAAACCATCTTTTCGAAAATAAAACCTTTAGCAAAGAAGAAGCGCAAAGAATTCTAACCTCAATCGCTTTAGGTGAATTTAATACCTCACAAATTGCAGCTTTTATTACTGCTTACGGGATGAGAAACATTACTGTTGATGAATTGCAAGGTTTCCGTGATGCGATGTTAGATTTATGCTTAAAAATTAACCTTTCAGAATTCGAATTGGTAGACCTTTGTGGTACTGGTGGTGATGGAAAAGACACTTTTAATATATCAACATTGGCTTCGTTTGTAGTTGCTGGTGCTGGTCATAAAGTGGCCAAACATGGTAACTATGGTGTGTCTTCTGGCTGCGGCTCATCCAATGTGATGGAATATTTAGGTTATACTTTTACCAACGATGAAGACCAATTAAAACGTAGCTTAGACCAAGCAGGTATTTGTTTTTTACATGCACCATTGTTTAATCCGGCAATGAAAACCGTAGCTCCAATACGTAAAGAATTGGGTGTTAAAACATTCTTTAACATGCTCGGACCAATGGTAAATCCGGCACAACCGAAAAACCAAATCGTTGGCGTATTTAGCTTAGAGTTAGCTCGAATATATGCCTATTTATATCAGCAAACCGATAAAAATTATACCATTATTCACGCAGTGGATGGATTTGATGAAGTTTCCTTAACCTGCGATTTTAAAACTTTCAGTAAAAAAGGAGAAGCTTTAAACAAGGTTTCAGATTTAGGTTTTGAAGAAATTAGCGAAAAGGACATTCAAGGTGGTGATACAGTAGAATCATCGGCAGAAATTTTTACCAATATTTTAAACGGAAAAGGAACTGATGCCCAAATGAATGTAGTATTAAGTAATGCCGCTTTAGCCATCCAAACCATTAAACAAGATGTTGCTTTTGCCGATTGTTATTACGAAGCCGAAGAATCTTTAATGAATAAAAAAGCTTTAGAGAGTTTTAAAAAATTGATAACTGTTTAATAAAGTAACTATATAAGGCATTTAAGATAATATAAGCTTTTGCGTCTAACTTAAATGAACTTATATTTCTTATATGGTTCGAACATAAAAGATGAAGTTGAAACTAAAAATATGTGGAATGAAGCAAGCGAGTAACATCGCTGCGGTAGCAGAATTACAACCTGACTATTTAGGTTTTATATTCTACCCAAAATCGCCACGTTTTATTAGTGAGGTTTCCGCAGAACTGATCAAATATGTTCCATCAACTATTAAAACTACAGGCGTATTTGTTAATGAAGATTTAGAGACAGTTAAAGCATACATTTTTAAATACAATTTAAAAGCGGTGCAATTACACGGACAAGAAGATGTGGCTTATTGTGCTGAATTAAAATCCACAGGTGTGGAAGTAATAAAAGCCTTTGGCATAGATGAAAACTTTGATTTTTCTAAATTAGAAACTTATTTAAATACAGTTGATTATTTCTTGTTCGATACCCAAACACCTGCACATGGAGGTTCAGGAAAGATGTTTGATTGGACATTGTTAACGAACTATACTTTAAATAAGCCATACTTTTTAAGTGGGGGAATTGATTTAACACATACAACAACCATAAAAAATATAAACGACCCAAGACTTTACGCCGTAGATGTAAATAGCAAGTTTGAGCTAGAACCAGGATTAAAGGATGTAAAAAAGTTAAGAGAGTTTTTTAAAGAGATGAATTCTTGAACTATGCTGTCCCCCTTTGGAGCGGGTTGGGGGAGGAAAAAAATAAATAAAATAAATCGTCATATCGAACGAGGCAAGAGGAGATATCTGATCTGTAACAGACTAAACTAAAAGATTTCTCCTATCGTCGAAATGACGGTTATAACTATAAAATTATGAGCTATTTTGTAAACGAAAGAGGTTATTACGGAGATTTTGGAGGAGCTTACATCCCAGAAATGTTATATCCAAATGTAGAAGAGTTAAGGCAACAATACTTGGGCATCATTAACGAGCCAAGCTTTCAAGAAGAGTTTAAAGCGCTATTGAAAGATTATGTTGGTCGCCCTTCTCCGCTATATTTGGCTAAACGATTATCTGAAAAATATGGAGCAAATATCTTCCTTAAACGTGAAGATTTAAACCATACTGGTGCACACAAAATCAACAATACCATCGGACAGATTCTATTGGCAGAACGTTTGGGTAAAAAGCGCATCATCGCCGAAACAGGTGCTGGTCAACATGGTGTGGCAACAGCAACAGTTTGTGCCTTACGCGGATTAGAATGCGTAGTTTATATGGGCGAGATTGATATTAAACGTCAAGCACCAAATGTGGCTCGTATGAAAATGTTAGGAGCTAAAGTTGTTCCTGCAACGTCAGGTAGCAAAACGCTTAAAGATGCAACTAATGAAGCGATGAGAGATTGGATCAATAATCCTGTTGATACACATTACATCATTGGTTCTGTGGTTGGGCCACATCCATATCCAGATATGGTTTCTATTTTTCAATCTGTAATTTCTGAAGAAACTAAGAAGCAATTAATAGAACAAACTGGCAAAGATCAACCAGATTATGTAATGGCTTGCGTAGGGGGCGGAAGTAATGCCGCTGGTATGTTCTATCATTTTATTGATGACCAAAACGTAAAACTGATTGCCGTTGAAGCCGCTGGTAAAGGCGTAGCTTCTGGTCTCTCTGCGGCCACAACCTATTTAGGTAAAGAAGGTGTTTTACATGGCAGTAGAAGTATTTTAATGCAAACCTCAGACGGGCAAGTGGTAGAACCACATTCAGTTTCAGCAGGGCTGGATTATCCTGGTATTGGTCCGCAACATGCACATTTGTTTAAAACTGGTCGCGGTAAATATGTGTCTATCACAGATGATGAATCTTTAGATGCAGGCTTGTTATTAACGCAACTAGAAGGAATTATTCCTGCAATTGAAAGCGCACACGCCTTAGCTTACTTAGAATATATGGAATTTAAAGAAGGCGAAAACGTGGTCGTTTGTTTATCCGGTAGGGGCGACAAAGACATGGAAACTTATATGAAACATTTTAATTTATAGATTTGAGAAATTAGATATGAGATTTGAGAATTTTTATAGTTCAAGCATCTCATATCTCACATCTCATATCTCACATCTCAAGATATGAACCGATTACAACAACTTTTCAAAAATAAAAAGAAAGACATCCTTTCCATCTATTATACAGCGGGCTATCCGAACTTAAATGATACCTTAAAAATTGCTGAGGCATTGGAAGCTTCTGGTGCAGATTTTATGGAAATCGGGTTTCCGTATTCAGACCCTGTAGCCGATGGCGAAGTTATTCAACGAAGTAGCAAACAAGCATTGGATAACGGAATGACATTAGAAATTTTATTTGACCAATTGAAAGACTTACGCAAAACCGTAAGTATTCCTATTTTATTAATGGGTTATGTAAATGTGGTTCTGCAATATGGAGTAGCAAATTTTTGCAAAAAATGCCAAGAAGTAGGAGTAGATGGCTGTATCATTCCAGATTTGCCAATGTACGAGTACGAAGAAATGTATCACACCTGTTTCGAAGAACACGGCATAAGCAATATTTTCTTGGTTACACCACAAACATCCGAAGAACGTATTCGTAAAATTGATGGCTTGAGCAATGCCTTTATTTACTTACTATCTTCTGCAGCAACTACTGGAAAAAACTTAGATGTTTCTACTTCAGCAAGAGATTATTTCGCTCGTATTCAAGCCATGAATTTAAACAATCCATTGATGATTGGTTTTGGTATTTCCGACAAGAAAACATTCGATTCTGCTAATGAATACGCAAGTGGAGCCATCATCGGTAGCGCGTTTGTAAAAAGTCTAAATGAAAATGACGTAGAAGAAAGCGTGAAAACCTTTATGAAGCAGTTTAGATAAGTGTCACACTGAGAGTAGTCGAAGTGTTATTTAGTTCATTGGTTCAATTGTTCATTAGTTTCCCGAGATCCCGATAGCTATCGGGATGGGATTTCGTGATGCTCAACATTGCCGTCTGCTTTAGCTTTCATTGCCGTTTGCTTCAGCTGACGGTTTTTAGAATTAAAAAGATTAGCAAAGCAATTGCGGTGGGGCGTCGGTTGCGATAGCCCCGCTTTTCGTTCCAATCTTTTTTCAATCAAACCTATAAGGTTTTGGAAACCTTATAGGTTTAAAAAAAGTATTTCCACTGCAATCTGGTTTAGAAAATTAAAAACTTTGCAAGGAACTCTCTAACCCCCATTTATCACCTTTACTTTCGCGTCAATCCGTGTAAAGTAAGCTTCAATCTTCTCATCATAAGCAGTAGAATGTTCATCAACAGCTTTATAAATCAGCTCACAACATTCTTTATTTAACTGGCAGTACTCCTTAAATAATTGCACACGAGCAACCAATTGTTTAGGTAAATCTATTTGTTTTAAGTCATCTAGAATTTCCAAATTCCTTGTCCAGTAATAAATGCCAATGTCTTTAACATTAGACATTGCCTTTTCTCTACCAACTAAAGTTGTATCAACAGGGTATATGCCATTTGCCATAGTAGTTAACGAAAGGTATTCAGTCATTACCCTTTCGTATTCTTTTTTGTCGGTATCCTTGTTAAAAGGCTCGACTTCATCAGATTTGCCATATAAAGTAGAATTAAACGAACCTGGCACTGCTCTTTTTGCTTTTACTGCATACACAAAAACACCTATCGCAATAGAGAATAAGACAATACAACCAAGGGTTAAATAAATTACAGGTTTAGGGATAATGGATGACATTTTTTGAGCTTGTTAATTTTCCGATTAATCGAAGATAAAAATTTGAATGAAGAGATGTAGAATTTATTTAAAAGCACACTTAATATGTTATGAAACTTTGCAACCCCTCAAAATCTCACAACCTAAACCCAAGAACGCATACGGCCTTGAATGCAAGGGAAGGAAGAATAGTTAATTGTTTAAAGCGATGATTTCTCTCTAGAGATAAATCAGCAAGGTGGAGAAGTGAGGCTTTTTCAGCCGAACGGCTCAGCTTGCGACTCAAAAACAATTGACGTATTATTCCGACATGGCATTCACAGCCTTGATTTTTTGGCAACTTTTTCATCAAGGAAAAAGTGGCTTGACCCATCGGCTGTCAAGAGCCGAGGCAAGCCTGAGCGGTGGAATAAACTATTTTTCTTTACCTGCCAAAAGGAGATTGCTTTGCCCTGTGAAAAACAGGGGCTCGCAATGACGTAGTTTGTTAAAAAGCAAATACCAGTGATGAACTGGCCTTTATAACAATAATTAACTCATATCAACCAGCTTCAAAATCATCCCATCATGAAACTGAAAAACAGATTTTCCTTTCAGTTCAATTTTATCACCAGGTTTTGAACCATTGGGAAACTCAACAGCCAAAGTACCAGTGTAATTAATATCAACCTCTACATGGTTATCGCCATAAACGATAGCTTTAATCTCTTGTTTCCTAGCAAAAAACATTGCAGCGGCCTGTTCAGCTTGAGCTTTAAAAGCTTCGATGCCATTCAAAGTTAAATTAGGTTCTCCTTTATCAATGTAAATAAACTCTATGTCAGGATGTAATTGTGAGCACATTCCTTCAAGATCAAAATTGTTATAAGCAGTAATGTAGCTTTTTATGATTTCTTCTTTATTATGAGGTGTCATACGGTAAGGTTACTTGTAAAGTTTGGCGTGTATTTTATGAAGTTCAGTCACAGGCATTTTTATAATTGCCCTATCATAAGTCATAATTCCATTTGTTTCTATTTCTACATCAGTTGTTTGCGTGTAAACAGCAGCAGATAAACCCAATGGAATTAATTCTTCTAAACGCTTAATGAATGAAGCATATTTTGCAAATAACTCTTCTTTAGTTTTAAAACTCTGATAACCCCAATTGTCTTTTTGTTGCCAAGTATGTCCATCGATAGGTAAACCCAAACCACCAAATTCTCCTAACACCAATATCCTGTCTTTTCCAAATAAATCTGGTCTGGGCATTGCGGGCTGTGGGTAATTGTGCAAGTCTACAAAATGACCAGTATTAAAGAAATTACCACCACTGGCACTATTTACCAATCTTGATGGGTCTTTTTTCATTGTCCACTCTGTAATCTCAACAGTTTTAAACTGACCCCAAGCTTCATTAAATGGTGTCCAAACAACAATACTCGGAAAATTATGAAGCTCATCCATAATCGCTGTCCATTCTTTGCGGTAGTTAGCCTCAGAATCCGCACTGCGATTTTTCTCCGTTTCGTTATTCACTGTTCCAGGATTAGGATTCCAGCTATTGCCTAAATCGCCGCTTGGCATATCTTGCCAAATCAACATTCCCATTTTATCGCAATAGTTGTAATAACGAGCAGATTCAACCTTGATGTGTTTCCTAATCATATTAAAGCCCATTGCCTTTAATTGGTCAACATCAAATTTCATTGCCGCTTCTGTTGCATGGGTATATAAACCATCTGGCCACCAACCTTGGTCTAATGGTCCGTATTGGAATAAAAATTTATTGTTTAATAACATTCGTTGAATGCCATTTTCATCTTTGCCCATAGAGATTTTTCGCATGGCGAAATAACTCATAACTTGATCAATCGTTTTATTGTTCCTTATCAAGCTAATCCTTAAATCATATAAAAAAGGGCTACTTGGCGACCATAATTTCTCGTTGGTTAATTTTAATGTTGCCGAACCATCAGTTCCTAAAAACCCAGAGGTAATTACGTTTGTGCCTTCAAGCACTTCTACTTTAACTTTGTCGGTTTCGGTAGTTTTATTTAAAGCGACAGCTACTTTAATAGTATGCGCATCAATATCTGGTGTTTGTTTAGTGTTAATAATGTAAGTTCCAGGCAAAGCTTCTAACCAAACCGTTTGCCAAATACCAGTAACTGGCGTATACCAAATTCCACGAGGTCTTTTAACTTGTTTTCCTCTAGGTTGTGGCCCATCCTCAGTTGGGTCCCAAACCCGTATTTTAATTTCTTGTGTTTTTGCTTTGTTTAAAAATGAAGTGATGTCAAAATTAAATGGGTCAAAACCACCCTCGTGTGTACCCACACTTTTACCATTTACAAAAACTTCAGTTTGCCAATCTACTGCACCAAAATGCAATAAAATTTGTTTTCCTTTCATTGTTGTGGGAATGGTAATATTGTTTCTATACCATAAAGTACTGTCTTTACCAACGGTTCTTTTTACACCAGATAAAGCAGATTCTACAGCAAAAGGCACTAATATTTTGCCCTCAAATTGGGTTGGATTAACTTCTGCTTTTTGCGTAATGGCATAATCCCAAAGCCCATTTAAGTTCTTCCAATTATTATCCCTAACCAATTGTGGTCGCGGGTATTCTGGCAAAGGAGCATTAGGATTTAAATCATTT
The sequence above is drawn from the Pedobacter frigiditerrae genome and encodes:
- a CDS encoding S41 family peptidase yields the protein MKKIFTLLLCSLFAITANAETKPQWMRYPSISPDGSTIVFTFKGDLYKISSAGGTAQQITFHDAHDFMPVWSKDGKQIAFASNRYGNFDIFIMSSNGGTAKRLTYHSADEFPYSFTYDNKAVVFGGVRQDEVIHRQFPTGSQPELYSVATEGSRINQIFTIPAEYVQSSKDGSKMIYHDKKGGENEWRKHHKSSVARAVWLYDKKTNKHQQISSFYGENRNPVFADQEKSIYYLSEQSGNFNIHKMPLSANAKNEQITNFKTFPVRFLSSSIDGLLSFGYDGEIYTLRPGQQPKKVEVAITTQDKNNNESFIAINGGVREMAVSPDGKEVAFIARGEVFVTSADGKMTKRVTNTSEQERFVDFAPDGKSIIYSSERNGKWRIYEVKKARKEEPYFFASTVLEEKPLVSNDKDNYMPSISPDGKRIAYIEDRRALRVMEMGTKQAVTLLSPDELFYMQDGDQYFTWSPDSQWLLATYRPTMSNGEVVLLDAKGKLPMRNLTKSGFGDGNAKWVNGGKQMLWFSNRDGMKSQANSGSSQRDVYGMFFTKDAWDRFNLDKEDFALLKEMEATQKKAKDEADKKAEKEKGTKPVKPDSTIKFDWDGIEMRKARLTIHSSSLSDAVITKDGEKLFYLASFEKGTNLWSTNLRTKETKMEIALDGMGGSLMWDKAQKNLYLLSGGRVSKINTENNKREPITIEGEVQVNAEAEREYMFEHVWLRNKGMFYTANMHGADWEALRPAYKKYLPSIGNSYEFAEMLSELLGELNVSHSGARYGGSSAPGDDATASLGVLLNYSHKGDGILIDEILAGGPLDRAANTVAKKGMIIEKIDGQLIEANQDIAKYLNRKAGQLTLLEILNPKNGERQQLTMKPITIGAENQLLYRRWVKTNQAEVDSLSKGLLGYVHIPGMSDGPYRNVYEEMMGKYADRKAVIVDTRFNGGGDLVSDLAMFFTGQKFLDYATDKRSVGGEPTFRWTKPTLAMFNEANYSDGHCFSCGYKDLKIGKTVGMPVPGTCSFAGWETLIDGTRWGSIPVSAKNKAGEWLENNETKPDIQVKNIPGMIDQGKDEQLLTAIKELLTEVKPK
- the trpD gene encoding anthranilate phosphoribosyltransferase, which gives rise to MKKILNHLFENKTFSKEEAQRILTSIALGEFNTSQIAAFITAYGMRNITVDELQGFRDAMLDLCLKINLSEFELVDLCGTGGDGKDTFNISTLASFVVAGAGHKVAKHGNYGVSSGCGSSNVMEYLGYTFTNDEDQLKRSLDQAGICFLHAPLFNPAMKTVAPIRKELGVKTFFNMLGPMVNPAQPKNQIVGVFSLELARIYAYLYQQTDKNYTIIHAVDGFDEVSLTCDFKTFSKKGEALNKVSDLGFEEISEKDIQGGDTVESSAEIFTNILNGKGTDAQMNVVLSNAALAIQTIKQDVAFADCYYEAEESLMNKKALESFKKLITV
- a CDS encoding phosphoribosylanthranilate isomerase, giving the protein MKQASNIAAVAELQPDYLGFIFYPKSPRFISEVSAELIKYVPSTIKTTGVFVNEDLETVKAYIFKYNLKAVQLHGQEDVAYCAELKSTGVEVIKAFGIDENFDFSKLETYLNTVDYFLFDTQTPAHGGSGKMFDWTLLTNYTLNKPYFLSGGIDLTHTTTIKNINDPRLYAVDVNSKFELEPGLKDVKKLREFFKEMNS
- the trpB gene encoding tryptophan synthase subunit beta yields the protein MSYFVNERGYYGDFGGAYIPEMLYPNVEELRQQYLGIINEPSFQEEFKALLKDYVGRPSPLYLAKRLSEKYGANIFLKREDLNHTGAHKINNTIGQILLAERLGKKRIIAETGAGQHGVATATVCALRGLECVVYMGEIDIKRQAPNVARMKMLGAKVVPATSGSKTLKDATNEAMRDWINNPVDTHYIIGSVVGPHPYPDMVSIFQSVISEETKKQLIEQTGKDQPDYVMACVGGGSNAAGMFYHFIDDQNVKLIAVEAAGKGVASGLSAATTYLGKEGVLHGSRSILMQTSDGQVVEPHSVSAGLDYPGIGPQHAHLFKTGRGKYVSITDDESLDAGLLLTQLEGIIPAIESAHALAYLEYMEFKEGENVVVCLSGRGDKDMETYMKHFNL
- the trpA gene encoding tryptophan synthase subunit alpha — its product is MNRLQQLFKNKKKDILSIYYTAGYPNLNDTLKIAEALEASGADFMEIGFPYSDPVADGEVIQRSSKQALDNGMTLEILFDQLKDLRKTVSIPILLMGYVNVVLQYGVANFCKKCQEVGVDGCIIPDLPMYEYEEMYHTCFEEHGISNIFLVTPQTSEERIRKIDGLSNAFIYLLSSAATTGKNLDVSTSARDYFARIQAMNLNNPLMIGFGISDKKTFDSANEYASGAIIGSAFVKSLNENDVEESVKTFMKQFR
- a CDS encoding nuclear transport factor 2 family protein — protein: MTPHNKEEIIKSYITAYNNFDLEGMCSQLHPDIEFIYIDKGEPNLTLNGIEAFKAQAEQAAAMFFARKQEIKAIVYGDNHVEVDINYTGTLAVEFPNGSKPGDKIELKGKSVFQFHDGMILKLVDMS
- a CDS encoding glycoside hydrolase family 2 protein, with protein sequence MNKKALIILLLSLVVNELYAQNEWAFKKDKIYTSWANDLNPNAPLPEYPRPQLVRDNNWKNLNGLWDYAITQKAEVNPTQFEGKILVPFAVESALSGVKRTVGKDSTLWYRNNITIPTTMKGKQILLHFGAVDWQTEVFVNGKSVGTHEGGFDPFNFDITSFLNKAKTQEIKIRVWDPTEDGPQPRGKQVKRPRGIWYTPVTGIWQTVWLEALPGTYIINTKQTPDIDAHTIKVAVALNKTTETDKVKVEVLEGTNVITSGFLGTDGSATLKLTNEKLWSPSSPFLYDLRISLIRNNKTIDQVMSYFAMRKISMGKDENGIQRMLLNNKFLFQYGPLDQGWWPDGLYTHATEAAMKFDVDQLKAMGFNMIRKHIKVESARYYNYCDKMGMLIWQDMPSGDLGNSWNPNPGTVNNETEKNRSADSEANYRKEWTAIMDELHNFPSIVVWTPFNEAWGQFKTVEITEWTMKKDPSRLVNSASGGNFFNTGHFVDLHNYPQPAMPRPDLFGKDRILVLGEFGGLGLPIDGHTWQQKDNWGYQSFKTKEELFAKYASFIKRLEELIPLGLSAAVYTQTTDVEIETNGIMTYDRAIIKMPVTELHKIHAKLYK